In Gimesia benthica, a single window of DNA contains:
- a CDS encoding DUF58 domain-containing protein, with protein sequence MHVSEYDPYSPTIRKKDSFTNRLLLVRMHKHYWYYRVTYPGKVLLFGFFLSGIGTISVSVPIYNLFSILMALILVDGLASWFFRPRCELEGDFPSQTTAGQPAVGHFTVTNRGWLPVYDMAVAFRWLEKPLAQIDRDDTLNYLPKGESAEVTVTIDAPQRGFYALPKLGVHTLFPFHLNRSGSAALPGKSLLVLPAFHKLTSVDLPVGSKFQPGGIALTSNVGESPEYVGNREYVPGEPARRLDFRSWARLGKPVVREYQEEYYCRIALILDTYMPTEPWLKRKWKSLGQRTGLGTPTAETTNVLEAGISLTASIADALARGEYLIDLFAAGPELYVFRAGRHTAHFDNVLEILSCVDRCPDDPFETIGPAVFEELSNVSTAVCLFLDWDHQREKMARAVLDSGASLKTIIIHDGPTTVPYNADEFGEAYHFTPEEIARGKVETI encoded by the coding sequence ATGCACGTTTCGGAATACGATCCTTATTCGCCCACGATTCGCAAGAAAGACTCGTTCACCAACCGGCTGCTGCTGGTGCGGATGCACAAGCATTACTGGTATTACCGGGTGACATATCCCGGGAAGGTGTTACTGTTTGGTTTCTTCCTGTCGGGCATTGGTACGATTTCGGTATCGGTGCCGATTTATAATCTCTTCAGTATCCTGATGGCGTTGATCCTGGTGGACGGGCTCGCTTCCTGGTTTTTTCGTCCCCGCTGTGAACTTGAGGGGGACTTCCCATCACAGACGACAGCCGGACAGCCAGCGGTGGGACACTTCACGGTGACGAATCGGGGCTGGCTGCCCGTGTATGATATGGCGGTCGCCTTCCGCTGGCTGGAGAAGCCACTGGCCCAGATCGACCGGGATGATACTTTGAATTACCTGCCCAAAGGCGAATCGGCCGAGGTGACTGTTACCATCGACGCACCGCAGCGGGGCTTTTATGCATTACCCAAGCTGGGCGTACACACGCTGTTTCCTTTTCACCTGAACCGGTCGGGGAGTGCTGCACTGCCGGGGAAATCGCTACTGGTGCTGCCTGCGTTTCATAAGCTGACCAGTGTGGATTTACCGGTGGGGAGCAAGTTTCAGCCGGGCGGAATTGCGTTGACGTCCAACGTGGGGGAATCGCCCGAGTATGTGGGCAACCGCGAATATGTGCCGGGTGAACCGGCGCGGCGACTCGACTTCCGCTCCTGGGCGCGACTTGGTAAACCGGTGGTTCGCGAATACCAGGAAGAATATTACTGTCGCATCGCGCTGATTCTGGATACCTATATGCCGACGGAACCCTGGCTGAAGCGGAAGTGGAAATCACTGGGACAGCGGACCGGGTTGGGAACTCCCACCGCGGAGACGACGAATGTGCTGGAAGCGGGGATCAGCCTGACGGCGTCGATTGCGGATGCACTGGCGCGGGGTGAGTATCTGATCGACCTGTTTGCGGCGGGACCGGAGTTGTATGTGTTTCGAGCCGGTCGGCATACGGCCCATTTTGATAACGTGCTGGAGATTCTCTCCTGCGTCGATCGCTGTCCCGACGATCCATTCGAGACGATCGGGCCTGCGGTATTTGAGGAGCTGTCGAATGTCTCGACGGCGGTCTGCCTGTTCCTGGACTGGGATCATCAGCGGGAAAAGATGGCGCGGGCGGTACTCGATTCCGGCGCGAGTCTGAAGACGATTATCATTCATGACGGTCCGACAACGGTACCTTACAACGCAGACGAATTCGGCGAAGCATATCATTTCACACCTGAAGAGATCGCCCGCGGAAAGGTGGAAACGATATGA
- a CDS encoding sigma-54-dependent transcriptional regulator, whose amino-acid sequence MSKLLIVDDEESICWGLSQLGESHGHEVMMASTAEQALSLAEKDRPDVVVMDVRLPGMDGLTAMQGLYERIGPVPVIVITAYGDLQTAVEAVRNGAFDYIVKPFDLAQMEQVLEKAVKEAGREELQPGEPRQLEGLVGSTPEMQQVFKSIALVAASDASVMLTGESGTGKEVAAQAIHRFSDRASGPFVAVNIASLSESLAESELFGHVPGAFTGAESGRMGFLEQANGGTLFLDEVADIPLSIQIKLLRALEEGEVLPVGSTQRVKTNFRVITASHRNLESLIKRGKFRHDLYFRLCTFEIDIPPLRKRVGDIRLLAEFFLERFVDRQTGMQHRLTAEAITELERRPWYGNVRELRNAIEHAALRARGGTILSEDLPAPVSQSFLGLEESQAGSDAEINELLKQWAEQQLRDPKSAAGIYEKLLTLVEPPVMEVALEKFHGQCAPAARCLGLHRTTLSKKLKQYDIENS is encoded by the coding sequence GTGTCGAAACTATTGATCGTTGATGATGAAGAATCCATCTGCTGGGGGCTGAGCCAGTTGGGTGAAAGCCACGGCCACGAAGTGATGATGGCTTCAACTGCCGAGCAGGCATTGAGCCTGGCAGAGAAAGACCGCCCCGATGTGGTGGTGATGGATGTGCGCCTGCCCGGGATGGATGGGCTGACGGCGATGCAGGGACTTTACGAGCGGATTGGTCCAGTGCCGGTGATTGTGATTACCGCCTATGGTGATCTGCAGACCGCTGTGGAAGCGGTGCGAAACGGGGCGTTTGATTATATTGTCAAGCCTTTCGATCTGGCTCAGATGGAGCAGGTACTGGAGAAGGCGGTCAAGGAGGCGGGACGCGAAGAGCTGCAACCGGGTGAACCGCGGCAGCTGGAAGGGCTTGTGGGTTCAACGCCTGAGATGCAGCAGGTCTTCAAGTCAATCGCGCTGGTGGCGGCTTCGGATGCGAGTGTGATGCTCACGGGAGAAAGCGGGACCGGTAAGGAAGTGGCGGCGCAGGCGATTCACCGTTTCAGCGATCGTGCTTCGGGACCGTTTGTCGCCGTGAACATTGCTTCGCTCAGTGAGAGCCTGGCGGAGAGCGAACTGTTCGGTCATGTGCCGGGGGCGTTTACCGGCGCGGAGTCGGGGCGGATGGGTTTTCTGGAACAGGCCAACGGCGGTACGCTCTTTCTGGATGAAGTGGCTGACATTCCGCTGTCGATTCAGATCAAACTGCTGCGGGCTCTGGAAGAAGGCGAAGTACTGCCCGTGGGTTCGACGCAGCGCGTGAAGACGAATTTCCGCGTGATCACCGCTTCGCATCGGAACCTGGAATCGCTGATCAAGCGGGGCAAGTTCCGCCACGATCTTTATTTCCGCCTGTGTACGTTTGAGATCGACATTCCCCCCCTGCGGAAGCGGGTGGGAGATATTCGTCTGCTGGCCGAGTTCTTTCTGGAACGCTTTGTGGATCGGCAGACGGGGATGCAGCATCGACTCACAGCAGAGGCGATTACCGAACTGGAGCGTCGGCCCTGGTATGGCAATGTGCGCGAGTTACGCAATGCGATCGAACACGCAGCCTTACGGGCGCGGGGCGGAACAATACTTTCCGAAGATCTGCCTGCGCCGGTATCGCAGTCCTTTCTGGGTCTGGAAGAGTCTCAAGCCGGTTCGGATGCGGAGATCAACGAGCTGCTCAAGCAGTGGGCCGAACAGCAGTTGCGAGATCCGAAATCTGCGGCCGGGATTTATGAGAAACTGCTCACCCTGGTTGAGCCGCCGGTGATGGAAGTGGCTTTGGAAAAATTTCATGGGCAATGTGCGCCCGCGGCCCGCTGTCTGGGCTTGCATCGGACTACCTTGAGTAAGAAACTGAAACAGTACGACATTGAAAACAGCTGA
- a CDS encoding SGNH/GDSL hydrolase family protein: MRVNQRTIWLRVFSLVCLLASATILQAADQPLTDFTTDEKDKTHWFDIQNLDVEGKGWTDTESFYDRLPKKAKGVVRPPVWSLSKHSAGMAVRFVTDATTIKARWTLTSASLAMNHMAATGVSGLDLYVKTESGKWRWLGVGRPAQQTTTATLVSGIIPGKREYMLYLPLYNGVKSVEIGIPESSQLWKAPARETGKDKPLVFWGTSITQGGCASRTGMVHTAILGRRLDRPVINLGFSGNGRMEPEVAKLIAELDASVFIMDCLPNVTADTVKKETVPLVKTLRAAHPETPILLVEDRTYTNAYLKPSSQERHRTSRAALKAGYEQLKKEGVKNLYYLEGDNLLGDDYEGTVDSSHPTDLGFFRQADAFEEALRPILEQQEQAQ, from the coding sequence ATGAGAGTGAATCAACGAACCATCTGGCTGCGCGTCTTTTCTCTGGTCTGTCTGCTGGCATCGGCAACGATCCTGCAGGCCGCCGATCAGCCGTTAACTGATTTCACCACGGACGAAAAAGACAAAACCCACTGGTTTGATATCCAGAACCTGGATGTGGAAGGCAAAGGCTGGACCGACACGGAAAGCTTTTACGATCGCCTGCCCAAAAAAGCCAAAGGCGTTGTCCGTCCTCCGGTCTGGTCACTCTCCAAACACTCCGCCGGCATGGCCGTTCGCTTCGTCACCGATGCCACCACGATCAAAGCCAGATGGACGCTCACTTCCGCCTCACTGGCCATGAACCACATGGCAGCCACCGGCGTCAGCGGCCTGGACCTTTATGTCAAAACCGAATCGGGTAAATGGCGCTGGCTCGGCGTTGGTCGTCCTGCCCAGCAGACAACGACTGCTACGCTGGTGTCAGGCATCATCCCCGGCAAACGCGAATATATGCTCTACCTGCCCCTGTATAACGGTGTCAAATCGGTGGAGATCGGCATTCCCGAATCCAGTCAGCTCTGGAAAGCACCCGCTCGCGAGACTGGTAAAGATAAACCGCTGGTCTTCTGGGGAACGTCCATTACCCAGGGAGGCTGTGCCTCACGCACCGGAATGGTCCACACCGCGATCCTCGGTCGCCGTCTCGATCGCCCGGTGATCAATCTCGGCTTCTCGGGGAACGGCCGCATGGAACCGGAAGTCGCTAAACTCATAGCCGAACTCGATGCCAGCGTCTTCATCATGGACTGCCTCCCCAACGTCACCGCTGACACCGTCAAAAAAGAGACGGTCCCTCTCGTCAAAACGCTGCGGGCCGCGCATCCCGAAACGCCAATCCTGCTGGTCGAAGACCGGACCTACACCAACGCTTATCTCAAACCGAGCAGTCAGGAACGTCACCGTACCAGCCGCGCAGCCCTCAAAGCGGGCTACGAACAGCTCAAAAAAGAAGGCGTCAAAAACCTCTATTATCTGGAAGGGGATAATCTGCTCGGCGATGATTACGAAGGTACCGTCGACAGTTCTCACCCCACCGATCTGGGCTTCTTCCGTCAGGCCGACGCTTTTGAAGAAGCACTGCGACCGATTCTGGAACAGCAGGAGCAGGCACAGTAA
- a CDS encoding transglutaminase-like domain-containing protein gives MNAQRTIAFTMLSLECATFSILSETLFFSFSIIVLAALSYFSVLRYSFSKRQVFWVTSVLAVLFIVKYMLYQHDFTLDRLAIRTPLAYAAAQFVMTVQLRQLFDSHFEPFLPASFPLLGVIVFILTGDILVYGSKGLYYQVLVFSYALLTGVYFQIGHAARKPRETERSLWSVYVIRAGFFATIWLLGWLTATGMDRYERELDQLYYRLIEPRTAGLASRAGFSTISRLGSMTSHFDQGADQIRLRVKSTDEPGYFRGRAFVQFLNSEWHSEVGSHNVPIIAMPPAGVQASVPDDGTWFLLGQAKSPNWIEYQVWSQDPGHIFAPLNTPLVYAFADSIQFDSQEVLTSRTMASGFPYSVFYPRQLLPQRPEHDAALQRLLQVPDEIDPAIKQLAEDVFAGCETSEAKIQRVQAYFQNNYEYELGINVPYGEDPLTYFLREKPAAHCEYFASGTALLLRLAGVPCRYITGYVVRERNAYDQFWVARSRHAHAWVEAWDDNRGWVTVESTPFAGQPEFETPGSARQYWESVMGQFSRLKMALQQGQWILAMSEAQLPLLLLVGGVALWLLVRWGLHLVLRQLKTRAESRENPLHIQELHRLLSQMDRLLARKRLVREPGETLMQFSRRIQNQEISHWYQTYASSRFMPENESLQEQISQLRSQLQEIRSRKASV, from the coding sequence ATGAATGCGCAACGGACGATTGCTTTTACGATGCTCAGCCTGGAATGTGCGACGTTTTCGATTCTCTCGGAGACGCTGTTTTTCTCGTTCAGCATCATCGTGCTGGCGGCGCTGTCGTATTTCTCCGTATTGCGTTACTCATTTTCCAAACGGCAGGTATTCTGGGTTACCAGTGTGCTGGCGGTGCTGTTTATTGTGAAGTACATGCTCTATCAGCATGATTTTACTCTCGACCGGCTGGCGATTCGCACACCGCTGGCCTACGCGGCGGCACAGTTCGTGATGACGGTGCAGTTACGGCAGCTGTTTGACAGTCACTTCGAACCGTTTCTGCCAGCCTCATTTCCACTGCTGGGAGTGATCGTTTTCATTCTGACCGGCGATATCCTCGTGTATGGATCGAAGGGGCTCTACTACCAGGTTCTGGTTTTCAGCTATGCACTGCTGACGGGCGTTTATTTCCAGATCGGACATGCGGCGCGTAAACCTCGAGAAACCGAACGCTCTCTCTGGTCCGTCTATGTCATTCGAGCCGGATTCTTTGCGACGATCTGGCTGCTGGGCTGGCTGACAGCCACGGGCATGGACCGCTACGAACGGGAACTGGATCAGCTGTATTATCGTCTGATTGAGCCCCGCACGGCGGGTCTCGCTTCGCGGGCCGGGTTCTCGACCATTTCCCGGCTGGGAAGCATGACGTCTCACTTTGACCAGGGAGCCGATCAGATCCGGTTACGGGTCAAGTCGACCGATGAGCCGGGCTATTTCCGCGGTCGGGCATTCGTCCAGTTTCTGAATTCGGAATGGCATTCGGAAGTGGGGAGTCATAATGTCCCGATCATCGCGATGCCTCCGGCGGGGGTGCAGGCCAGTGTTCCCGATGATGGGACCTGGTTTCTACTGGGGCAGGCGAAGTCGCCCAACTGGATTGAGTATCAGGTCTGGTCCCAGGATCCGGGTCATATCTTTGCACCGCTGAATACACCGCTCGTGTATGCCTTCGCTGACAGTATTCAGTTCGACAGCCAGGAAGTGCTGACTTCGCGGACGATGGCCAGTGGCTTTCCTTATTCGGTCTTTTATCCCCGTCAGCTGCTGCCACAGCGTCCCGAACACGATGCAGCGCTGCAGCGGTTGTTGCAGGTGCCGGATGAGATCGACCCCGCGATCAAGCAACTGGCGGAAGACGTGTTCGCGGGCTGTGAAACTTCTGAGGCGAAGATCCAGCGGGTGCAGGCCTACTTCCAGAACAACTATGAGTATGAACTGGGAATTAACGTACCGTATGGAGAAGACCCGCTGACCTACTTCCTGCGAGAGAAGCCGGCGGCCCATTGTGAATACTTCGCTTCGGGGACGGCTCTGTTGCTCAGACTTGCGGGCGTACCCTGTCGTTACATTACGGGGTATGTGGTTCGCGAACGGAATGCCTACGATCAGTTCTGGGTCGCTCGCAGCCGTCATGCGCATGCGTGGGTGGAAGCCTGGGATGATAATCGGGGCTGGGTGACTGTCGAATCGACGCCGTTCGCCGGGCAGCCGGAGTTTGAGACCCCCGGTTCGGCGCGTCAGTACTGGGAGTCGGTAATGGGCCAGTTCTCCCGGCTCAAGATGGCCCTGCAACAGGGGCAGTGGATCCTGGCGATGTCGGAAGCTCAGTTGCCTCTACTGCTGCTGGTGGGCGGGGTGGCACTGTGGCTCCTGGTGCGATGGGGGTTGCATCTGGTCCTGCGTCAGCTGAAAACGCGTGCGGAATCTCGCGAAAATCCGTTACATATTCAGGAGTTACATCGCCTGCTGTCTCAGATGGATCGTCTACTGGCCCGTAAACGTCTGGTTCGTGAGCCTGGGGAAACATTGATGCAGTTTTCCCGTCGGATTCAGAATCAGGAGATCTCCCACTGGTATCAAACCTATGCCAGCAGCCGGTTTATGCCGGAAAATGAGTCGCTGCAGGAGCAGATCAGCCAACTGCGGTCGCAGCTGCAGGAAATCCGCAGTCGGAAAGCCTCTGTCTGA
- a CDS encoding sulfatase: MRLMTRSLILLALILVAGPGLHLRAAKKSKPLNFVFILVDDLGYMDVGCNNPDTFYETPHINRLAKSGMRFTNGYAANPVCSPTRYSIMTGKYPTRVDATNFFSGKRAGKFLPAPLNDRMPLDEVTIAEALKEHAYSTFFAGKWHLGPSEEFWPEKQGFDINKGGWSRGGPYGGKRYFSPYGNPRLSDGPDGEHLPDRLATETAEFIDAHREQPFFAYLAFYSVHTPLMGPNALVKKYKEKAERLGLEGKVEFADEEQVFPTDEKRKVRILQKHAVYAAMVESMDRAVGKVLQQLEASGVADNTVVMLTADNGGLSTSEGSPTSNLPLRGGKGWLYEGGIREVFLIRWPGGGQPGSVCDEPVITTDFYPTILDLAGLPLKPEQHLDGVSLKPFLQGEEPLKREALFWHYPHYSNQGGIPGGAIRMDDWKLIERFEDGQAHLYNLKTDVGEKQDLAAAEPERVKQMRRRLHQWYTETDAKFLQAKPGGPEPWRPEK; the protein is encoded by the coding sequence ATGAGACTGATGACGCGCTCCCTGATTCTGCTGGCTTTGATCTTAGTGGCTGGTCCCGGTTTGCATCTGAGGGCTGCCAAGAAATCCAAACCGCTCAACTTCGTCTTTATTCTGGTGGACGATCTGGGCTACATGGATGTGGGCTGCAATAACCCGGATACCTTTTACGAAACGCCACATATTAACCGGCTCGCGAAGTCCGGCATGCGGTTCACCAATGGTTATGCTGCGAACCCGGTCTGCAGTCCGACGCGATACAGCATCATGACGGGTAAATATCCGACCCGTGTGGATGCGACGAATTTCTTTTCCGGGAAACGTGCGGGTAAGTTTCTGCCGGCTCCCCTCAATGACCGGATGCCTCTGGATGAAGTGACGATTGCCGAAGCACTCAAGGAGCACGCTTACTCTACCTTCTTTGCAGGGAAGTGGCATCTGGGACCGAGTGAAGAATTCTGGCCGGAGAAACAGGGTTTTGATATTAACAAGGGGGGCTGGTCGCGTGGGGGGCCTTATGGAGGCAAGCGATACTTCTCGCCTTATGGTAATCCGCGGTTGAGTGACGGGCCGGATGGCGAGCATCTGCCCGATCGCCTGGCGACGGAGACAGCGGAGTTTATCGACGCGCATCGCGAGCAGCCGTTCTTTGCGTACCTCGCTTTTTATTCGGTGCATACCCCGTTGATGGGACCCAATGCACTGGTCAAGAAATACAAAGAGAAGGCAGAGCGACTGGGGCTGGAAGGCAAAGTCGAATTTGCCGACGAGGAACAGGTCTTCCCCACAGATGAGAAGCGAAAGGTGCGGATTCTGCAGAAGCATGCCGTGTATGCGGCGATGGTGGAATCGATGGACCGGGCCGTGGGGAAAGTGCTGCAGCAGCTGGAAGCATCCGGCGTGGCAGACAATACCGTGGTGATGCTGACGGCCGATAACGGGGGGCTGAGTACCTCCGAAGGATCGCCGACTTCCAATCTGCCTCTGCGGGGTGGCAAGGGCTGGCTGTATGAAGGAGGGATCCGCGAGGTCTTTCTGATTCGCTGGCCGGGAGGGGGGCAGCCGGGAAGTGTCTGTGACGAACCCGTCATTACTACCGACTTCTACCCGACAATTCTGGATCTGGCCGGGTTGCCTTTGAAGCCGGAACAGCATCTGGATGGCGTGAGTCTGAAACCATTCCTGCAGGGCGAAGAACCTCTGAAGCGGGAAGCGTTGTTCTGGCATTACCCGCATTATTCCAATCAGGGCGGGATTCCCGGTGGTGCAATCCGGATGGATGACTGGAAACTGATCGAGCGTTTTGAAGATGGACAGGCCCACCTTTACAATCTGAAAACCGATGTGGGAGAGAAGCAGGACCTGGCAGCGGCGGAGCCGGAACGCGTGAAACAGATGCGTCGTCGATTGCACCAGTGGTACACCGAAACCGATGCGAAGTTTCTACAGGCCAAGCCCGGGGGACCGGAGCCCTGGCGTCCCGAAAAATAA
- a CDS encoding AAA family ATPase translates to MAQSTLPEQSEKYVQKLNLLRDNLSGVIRGKSESIDMMMVALLSNGSVLMEDVPGTGKTTLAKALARSLDVPFNRVQFTPDLLPTDILGSSIYNPVDGTFHFRQGPIFCNILLADEINRASPRTQSALLEAMSESQATIEGVRYELPSPFFVLATQNPVDFHGTYPLPEAQLDRFLIHLQLGYPDAENEMEILFAQSTEHPVDHLERVLNHEEVVQMQEQVKTVHVEQSVARYMIDLVQATRNDPRLKLGVSPRGSLMLFRASQAIAYLKSRTYVLPDDVQQMADYVLAHRLILTSKAKYSSITKMDVVSDIVSKVKVPN, encoded by the coding sequence ATGGCACAGTCCACGCTGCCGGAACAGAGCGAAAAATACGTTCAGAAGCTAAACCTGTTGAGAGACAATCTGAGCGGCGTGATCCGGGGCAAATCTGAGAGCATCGACATGATGATGGTCGCGCTGCTTTCCAACGGTTCTGTGCTGATGGAAGATGTGCCCGGGACCGGAAAGACAACGCTGGCCAAAGCACTGGCCCGTTCGCTGGATGTTCCCTTCAATCGTGTGCAGTTTACGCCCGACCTACTGCCGACCGATATCCTGGGATCCTCAATCTATAACCCGGTAGACGGCACCTTTCATTTTCGGCAGGGACCGATCTTCTGTAATATTCTACTCGCTGATGAAATTAACCGGGCATCGCCCCGTACGCAGTCTGCGCTGCTGGAAGCGATGAGCGAATCGCAGGCGACGATCGAAGGCGTCCGGTATGAACTGCCTTCCCCGTTCTTTGTATTGGCGACACAGAACCCGGTCGATTTCCACGGGACCTATCCGTTGCCGGAAGCGCAGCTGGACCGCTTTCTGATTCATCTGCAACTCGGATACCCGGATGCGGAAAATGAAATGGAGATCCTGTTTGCCCAGTCGACAGAGCACCCGGTCGATCATCTGGAGCGGGTGTTGAACCACGAAGAGGTGGTTCAGATGCAGGAGCAGGTCAAAACGGTGCATGTCGAACAGAGTGTTGCCCGCTACATGATTGATCTGGTCCAGGCGACGAGAAACGATCCGCGGTTGAAGCTGGGCGTGAGCCCCCGTGGTTCTCTGATGCTGTTTCGGGCGTCCCAGGCGATTGCCTATCTGAAATCGAGAACCTACGTGCTGCCGGATGATGTGCAGCAGATGGCAGACTATGTGCTGGCGCATCGTCTGATTCTGACATCGAAAGCAAAATACAGCAGTATCACCAAAATGGATGTGGTGTCCGATATTGTCAGCAAAGTGAAAGTTCCAAACTAA
- a CDS encoding DUF1559 domain-containing protein, with the protein MRPRRGFTLIELLVVIAIIAILIALLLPAVQQAREAARRTQCKNHLKQLGLAIHNYVSSYRYLPPGASVDLAVTSTGNNGSWGVHGRILPMLEQGNLYDNVDLSVAWDYQTTIDGLKIPVYACPSDPNSDKVRDPGSGRAKLYPTNYGFNYGTWFVFDPTNGSSGNGAFYPNASLTMANFTDGTSNTLLAAEVKGWQPYTRNGGPSTTTIPGTASEAATIVASGADFKTNTGHTEWPDGRVHHTGFTVTMNPNTYVPYTSGGTEYDADFNSWQEGKNGSAGSPTYAIITSRSFHTGVVNAVLVDGSVRTISENISLEIWRALGTRMNGEVIGEF; encoded by the coding sequence ATGCGTCCCCGCCGTGGATTTACCCTGATCGAACTTCTAGTGGTGATCGCCATCATCGCGATCCTGATCGCCCTTCTCTTACCCGCCGTTCAACAGGCCCGGGAAGCCGCACGTCGCACCCAATGCAAAAATCACCTGAAACAACTGGGGCTCGCGATCCACAATTATGTCAGCAGCTATCGCTATCTGCCTCCCGGTGCCAGCGTCGATCTGGCCGTCACTTCCACAGGCAACAACGGATCCTGGGGCGTGCATGGTCGCATCCTTCCCATGCTGGAACAGGGCAACCTCTACGACAACGTCGACCTTTCCGTGGCCTGGGACTACCAGACCACCATAGACGGACTGAAAATCCCGGTCTACGCCTGCCCCAGTGATCCCAACAGTGACAAGGTCCGCGATCCGGGTAGCGGCAGAGCCAAACTCTATCCCACCAATTATGGATTCAACTACGGAACCTGGTTCGTCTTTGACCCCACTAACGGCAGCAGCGGCAACGGCGCCTTTTATCCAAACGCCAGCCTGACCATGGCTAACTTCACCGACGGCACCAGCAATACACTGCTCGCTGCCGAAGTCAAAGGCTGGCAGCCCTACACCCGTAACGGCGGTCCGTCGACGACAACCATTCCCGGCACAGCCTCCGAAGCGGCCACCATCGTGGCTTCAGGAGCCGACTTTAAAACCAATACCGGGCACACCGAATGGCCCGATGGTCGAGTACATCACACCGGGTTTACCGTAACCATGAACCCCAACACCTACGTTCCTTACACCAGTGGCGGCACCGAGTACGACGCTGATTTCAACTCCTGGCAGGAAGGGAAGAACGGATCCGCCGGCTCCCCCACCTACGCGATTATCACCTCCCGCAGTTTCCATACAGGGGTTGTGAACGCGGTGCTCGTCGATGGATCCGTCCGCACGATTAGTGAAAACATCTCGCTGGAAATCTGGAGGGCACTCGGTACCCGGATGAACGGCGAAGTCATCGGCGAATTCTAG
- a CDS encoding sensor histidine kinase produces MRWPLRYQILIPMVGIMVCAIVGVTLLHVWLATHQIKVQVRDQFRQIAHTLNDATFPLTVAVLNQTKGLSGADFVLVGAEDQVLSSTRPDFTPAPIQGTPPSWDELQISDVIEAGDSPFFHSVVKLQPRIPGEGVRYLHIYYPVRQYREAIANAVYPSLIAGSLALIVVAILATVIAARVTRPLQRLDRKVVQIARGDFQPMVLPERDDEIRDLSTSINQMAELLGDYEDEVKRSERLKTLGQLRGAIAHQLRNAVTGCRIALDLYLRKSPDYQEDETLQVANRQLCMIEQYLQSFLENKGGHFSSFEPVCLNDLVARVVSLVEPTARHVGIALKDETSSEPLVVEGDAESLEQLISNLALNAIEAAVAVQEAQGISGEVCVRLFPTGEESVTLEVSDTGPGPESSIVNKMFEPLVTAKRDGTGLGLFVAREIVQNHGGEIHWERREERTCFMVELPLVQTEKACVETIDR; encoded by the coding sequence ATGCGCTGGCCGTTACGGTACCAGATTTTGATTCCGATGGTCGGCATCATGGTGTGCGCGATTGTGGGTGTGACTTTATTGCATGTCTGGCTGGCGACGCATCAGATCAAGGTACAGGTGCGGGATCAGTTCCGGCAGATTGCCCATACGTTGAACGACGCGACGTTTCCACTGACCGTGGCGGTGTTAAACCAGACGAAAGGATTGTCGGGAGCCGACTTTGTACTGGTGGGTGCGGAAGACCAGGTGCTGTCGTCCACGCGTCCCGACTTTACTCCCGCTCCCATACAGGGGACGCCTCCCAGCTGGGATGAGTTACAGATTTCGGATGTGATCGAAGCAGGGGATTCCCCTTTTTTTCATTCCGTGGTGAAACTGCAACCCCGGATACCAGGGGAGGGCGTGCGTTACCTGCATATTTACTATCCGGTTCGGCAGTATCGTGAGGCGATTGCGAATGCCGTTTATCCGTCGTTGATCGCTGGAAGTCTTGCGCTGATTGTGGTCGCGATTCTGGCAACGGTGATTGCTGCCCGTGTGACACGACCGTTGCAGCGCCTGGACCGCAAGGTGGTACAGATTGCCCGGGGAGATTTCCAGCCGATGGTTCTGCCGGAACGCGATGATGAAATTCGTGACTTGAGTACCTCGATCAATCAAATGGCGGAACTGCTGGGGGATTACGAAGACGAAGTCAAACGGAGTGAGCGGCTGAAAACGCTGGGGCAGTTGCGGGGGGCGATTGCTCACCAGCTGCGGAATGCGGTGACCGGGTGCCGGATTGCGCTGGATCTGTATCTCCGTAAATCCCCCGATTACCAGGAGGACGAAACGCTGCAGGTTGCGAACCGTCAGCTGTGTATGATCGAGCAATACCTGCAGAGCTTTCTGGAGAACAAGGGGGGGCACTTCTCCAGTTTTGAGCCGGTCTGTCTGAATGATCTGGTGGCGCGGGTCGTCAGTCTGGTGGAACCAACGGCCCGGCATGTGGGCATCGCTTTGAAGGACGAAACCAGCTCCGAGCCTCTCGTGGTGGAAGGAGATGCGGAATCGCTGGAGCAGCTGATTTCCAATCTGGCGCTCAATGCGATTGAAGCTGCGGTCGCTGTGCAGGAAGCGCAGGGCATCTCGGGAGAGGTTTGCGTCAGGTTATTCCCAACGGGGGAAGAGTCTGTTACTTTGGAAGTGTCTGATACGGGCCCCGGACCGGAGTCGTCGATCGTGAATAAAATGTTTGAACCGCTGGTGACCGCCAAACGTGACGGGACCGGCCTGGGTTTATTTGTGGCCAGAGAGATCGTGCAGAATCACGGCGGCGAGATCCACTGGGAACGGCGTGAGGAGCGTACCTGTTTCATGGTCGAGTTGCCTCTGGTGCAGACGGAGAAAGCGTGTGTCGAAACTATTGATCGTTGA